In Zygosaccharomyces rouxii strain CBS732 chromosome F complete sequence, a single window of DNA contains:
- the URE2 gene encoding glutathione peroxidase (similar to uniprot|P23202 Saccharomyces cerevisiae YNL229C URE2 Nitrogen catabolite repression regulator that acts by inhibition of GLN3 transcription in good nitrogen source altered form of Ure2p creates [URE3] prion), producing the protein MDGSGSLNSSSNTVSNLSNALHQVNLGNSNTTTDQSNINFDFQGGNGNSNGASTNVAHNNGILIADEQQQRQRFVQQQQIQQRQAQQQQQHQQQVRQAQQLQLQQQIMSNIGPIDHTRIRKFFQNQPLEGYTLFSHRSAPNGFKVAIVLSELGLPYNTFFLDFNIGEHRAPEFVSVNPNARVPALIDHGMDNLAVWESGAIILHLVNKYHRETGEPLLWSDNLVDQSQINGWLFFQTSGHAPMIGQALHFRYFHSQKIASAVERYTDEVRRVYGVVEMALAERREALIMELDVENAASYSAGTTPLSQSRFFDYPVWLVGERITIADLAFVPWNNVVDRIGINIKLEFPEVYKWTKQMMRRPAVIKALRGE; encoded by the coding sequence ATGGATGGTAGTGGTAGTCTAAATTCTAGTAGTAATACCGTATCGAATCTTTCTAATGCTTTGCATCAGGTTAATTTAGGTAATAGTAATACTACTACGGATCAGAGCAATATAAATTTTGACTTTCAAGGCGGTAACGGTAATAGTAATGGGGCATCGACAAATGTAGCTCATAACAATGGAATACTCATAGCTGatgaacaacaacagcgaCAGCGTTTTGtccaacaacaacaaatacAGCAACGTCAGGcacaacagcaacagcaacatCAGCAGCAAGTTCGACAAGCGCAACAACTACAGTTACAACAACAGATAATGTCAAACATTGGACCTATCGATCATACAAGAATTAGgaaattcttccaaaatcAGCCGTTGGAAGGTTATACCCTTTTCTCTCACAGATCTGCTCCCAATGGGTTTAAAGTGGCGATAGTATTAAGCGAACTGGGTTTACCTTATAATACATTTTTCCTTGATTTTAATATCGGTGAACATAGAGCACCTGAATTTGTTTCAGTGAATCCAAATGCGAGAGTACCAGCGTTAATTGATCATGGTATGGATAATTTAGCGGTTTGGGAATCGGGTGCGATAATATTACATTTGGTTAATAAATATCATAGGGAAACTGGTGAACCACTACTGTGGTCAGATAATCTAGTTGATCAATCTCAAATCAATGGGTGGTTATTCTTCCAGACTTCAGGACATGCCCCCATGATTGGTCAAGCATTGCATTTCAGATATTTTCATTCACAAAAAATTGCAAGTGCTGTAGAAAGGTATACAGATGAAGTGAGGAGAGTTTATGGAGTCGTGGAAATGGCACTTGCTGAAAGGCGAGAGGCATTAATTATGGAATTAGATGTGGAAAATGCGGCATCATATTCAGCGGGTACAACACCATTATCACAAAGTAGGTTTTTCGATTATCCCGTATGGCTAGTCGGCGAACGTATAACTATAGCTGATTTGGCATTTGTTCCCTGGAATAACGTTGTGGATAGGATTGgtatcaatatcaaattaGAATTTCCTGAGGTTTACAAGTGGACTAAACAGATGATGAGACGTCCAGCTGTAATTAAAGCCCTAAGAGGTGaataa
- the BNI4 gene encoding Bni4p (some similarities with uniprot|P53858 Saccharomyces cerevisiae YNL233W BNI4 Targeting subunit for Glc7p protein phosphatase localized to the bud neck required for localization of chitin synthase III to the bud neck via interaction with the chitin synthase III regulatory subunit Skt5p), which produces MAHMSMKGHGNYDDGAHLMNSDFYSSISMNTLDHAKNFRNSLIIKDPSDQSLAASMQSSDEFGEPQLDAEESSVGSVRCDAKREKEKEISTMQMKNSPSLSALAGILNEKSKQAEEKARLNRVIDESILEEEEEEEEEDGNPQSNTNGRLLQIDSPNLIDINDTDSIAYPSIPQMNNLSVYEQPDFLSTPKVNPPVNRNNAHSNNPFLTDYQPSRGQQDPIFQIQPSIQEEPELESKVGTPARSNRRLSMLEFPEFEPRSNSTTELETNHMEEQASSVRQRSHSSLSFLEQSSFEDPPPMYTKNPSSASALDLQQPTEANTVDAGLSNANEDRTRTRSRTSTLGGPAYDIRRTHQRARTMDNIGTQRSNDNLDKAEFEKNNFQEKLEIQPKRKNLRSSRTTPTNSSTQQRAVSAGPVLGQSSSQQPQPQSQKKRSIFSLFKKKNSKETTPNKSKQTNKRHSTFMPSPTTLNSGASMTSPSTPEKLTKKSHSTNTIFSSFRKNKDKEDLALLSSNTPPKKESQLDAISKESSSFSSVKREPYASNESDVEKSRSDPWDESESQRQLQDSRQLQYSTFDGSQLSASQPRGSHLEDTFYMQEEPTKLEGSSWRDEYAQNEEFLPEQVEPLEDTHFNDPLVKDLPKPMLPFLVKHDAGEALFPKSLDKHEVDSIVSLERSRSVKSNRSHRRSLTDTLSVNAQNEGMYVTEASPAVISTPDLTKSPTGSILRNGRFESIPPSNFDERIEATPFDEENPRNIPQITLSPQGESMGSIEGKFNRLVLLDEDDDDEDEDDGEKYNDEINDIVRVPKADNEDHGFTYEESSHEEHQQQPQTAEDVQEFTPEMMEFASLINFGDGFNLDLEVPPNANTTANANEEYTPDLKQDSPRRITNAKPTFSSGAGFQPEQNDTTNEEVSNSVNQNSNNNENIVKPSKEQTPNSDVFGENIGVQLINNKAHYAPTDNEMFAEQQFQGPMESFTDIPNDLLDEIRSTSPNSSFQVFEPLHDDHDETQRERHSFRDILTNTAHISDQQSNHRPISMSFKGLNAPSLNQNAYEPSLFNSSVGASEKLDSESPVQPNARVNFSSKIVLYDTYNLEQYDRRPELATCNMLTPQLAQMIKAELNEIKSEMEIHEASRCYTHFF; this is translated from the coding sequence ATGGCTCATATGTCTATGAAAGGTCATGGTAACTATGATGATGGTGCTCATCTGATGAATTCGGATTTTTACTCATCGATTTCCATGAATACTTTAGATCATGCCAAGAATTTTAGAAATTCGCTAATTATCAAAGATCCCTCAGACCAAAGTTTAGCAGCTTCTATGCAGTCTAGTGATGAGTTTGGAGAACCTCAATTGGATGCGGAAGAAAGTTCAGTAGGTAGCGTGAGATGCGATGccaaaagagaaaaagagaagGAAATTAGTACAATGcaaatgaagaattcaCCTTCATTAAGCGCGTTAGCAGGAATTCTTAATGAGAAGTCAAAGCAAGCTGAAGAGAAGGCAAGGTTGAATAGGGTTATAGATGAATCGATcttagaagaagaagaagaagaagaagaagaagacggAAATCCACAATCTAATACTAATGGTAGACTTTTACAGATAGATTCACCAAATCTAATCGATATTAATGATACAGATTCAATTGCTTATCCAAGTATTCCACAAATGAACAATTTATCTGTTTATGAACAACCAGATTTCCTATCTACCCCCAAAGTAAACCCTCCCGTGAATCGAAATAATGCTCATAGTAATAATCCTTTCCTAACGGATTATCAACCTTCAAGAGGACAGCAAGATCCGATTTTCCAGATACAGCCGAGCATACAGGAAGAACCcgaattggaatcaaaagTGGGCACACCTGCAAGAAGTAACAGACGGCTAAGTATGTTAGAGTTTCCAGAATTTGAACCTAGATCTAATTCTACAActgaattggaaacaaaTCATATGGAGGAACAAGCATCAAGCGTAAGACAACGAAGTCACTCCTCACTAAGCTTCTTAGAACAATCATCGTTTGAAGATCCACCACCTATGTATACGAAAAATCCATCTAGTGCTAGTGCACTTGATCTGCAACAACCGACTGAGGCTAATACGGTTGATGCAGGGTTATCAAATGCGAACGAAGATAGAACTCGGACGCGTTCAAGAACAAGTACTTTAGGAGGACCAGCTTATGACATCAGACGTACCCACCAAAGAGCTCGTACCATGGATAATATTGGAACCCAGAGGTCTAACGATAATTTGGATAAGGCcgaatttgaaaagaataatttcCAGGAGAAATTAGAGATACAACCcaaaaggaagaatttACGGAGCTCAAGAACTACAccaaccaattcttccacGCAGCAGAGAGCTGTGTCAGCTGGACCTGTTTTGGGCCAATCATCGTCACAAcaacctcaacctcaatctcaaaagaaaagatctaTCTTCTCTttattcaagaagaaaaattccaaagaaacTACACCAAATAAAAGCAAACAGACGAATAAGCGCCATTCTACTTTTATGCCCTCTCCGACTACTTTGAATTCAGGTGCTAGTATGACTTCACCTTCCACTCCAGAAAAACTAACAAAGAAATCCCATAGTACTAATACAATCTTTAGTAGTTTCAGAAAAAATAAGgataaagaagatttggcACTTTTATCGTCAAATACCccaccaaagaaggaaagcCAATTGGATGCCATTAGTAAGGAATCAAGTTCTTTCTCGTCAGTGAAGAGGGAACCATACGCATCAAATGAAAGTGATGTAGAAAAGTCAAGATCAGATCCTTGGGATGAATCTGAATCTCAGCGACAATTACAAGATTCACGACAACTACAATATTCCACTTTTGATGGATCTCAGTTGAGCGCTTCCCAACCTCGCGGCTCACATCTAGAAGACACTTTTTATATGCAGGAAGAGCCCACAAAACTCGAGGGAAGTTCGTGGAGAGATGAGTATGCGCAAAATGAAGAGTTTCTCCCTGAACAAGTCGAACCTTTAGAGGATACTCACTTTAATGATCCCTTAGTTAAAGATTTGCCTAAACCAATGCTGCCCTTCCTTGTAAAACACGATGCGGGTGAAGCACTATTCCCCAAGTCTCTCGACAAACACGAAGTGGATTCAATTGTTTCATTGGAACGTTCAAGATCTGTTAAATCAAACAGATCTCATAGAAGATCTCTCACAGATACGTTGTCTGTGAATGCACAAAATGAAGGCATGTACGTCACGGAGGCATCTCCTGCCGTGATTTCAACACCAGATTTAACCAAGTCACCTACAGGAAGCATTCTAAGAAACGGTAGATTCGAGTCAATACCGCCTTCgaattttgatgaaagaattgaagcTACGCCATTTGATGAGGAAAACCCTAGAAATATTCCACAAATTACGCTTTCACCTCAAGGGGAATCTATGGGATCCATTGAAGGTAAGTTTAATCGATTGGTCCTtttagatgaagacgatgacgatgaagatgaagacgacGGTGAGAAATATAACgatgaaattaatgatATTGTACGCGTGCCTAAGGCCGATAATGAGGACCACGGGTTCACTTATGAAGAAAGTAGCCACGAGgaacatcaacaacagccCCAGACAGCGGAGGATGTTCAAGAGTTTACGCCAGAAATGATGGAATTTGCCAGTTTGATCAATTTTGGTGATGGGTTCAATTTAGATCTCGAGGTACCACCCAATGCCAATACTACTGCTAATGCCAATGAAGAATACACCCCCGACTTGAAACAAGATTCTCCAAGACGGATTACCAACGCGAAACCAACATTCTCATCAGGCGCGGGATTTCAACCCGAGCAAAATGACACCACCAATGAAGAAGTTAGCAACAGTGTAAATCAAAATAGTAACAATAACGAGAATATTGTTAAGCCATCCAAAGAGCAGACCCCTAATAGTGATGTGTTTGGAGAAAATATTGGTGTACAATTAATTAACAATAAAGCGCACTATGCACCAACAGACAATGAAATGTTTGCGGAGCAACAGTTTCAGGGGCCCATGGAATCATTTACCGATATTCCTAACGATTTGTTAGATGAGATTAGAAGCACAAGTCCAAATTCCAGTTTCCAAGTTTTCGAGCCCTTACATGATGATCATGACGAAACTCAAAGAGAAAGACATAGTTTTAGAGATATTTTGACCAATACAGCTCACATTTCCGATCAACAATCTAATCATCGACCCATATCGATGTCATTCAAAGGACTAAATGCTCCTTCGTTAAACCAAAATGCTTATGAACCATcattattcaattcatcagtGGGTGCGTCGGAAAAACTAGATTCTGAGAGCCCCGTCCAACCAAATGCTAGagtcaatttttcttccaagatTGTGCTTTACGATACTTATAATCTGGAACAATACGATAGAAGACCGGAGCTTGCAACTTGTAATATGTTGACGCCGCAGTTAGCACAGATGATAAAGGCTGAACTGAATGAAATAAAAagtgaaatggaaattCACGAAGCATCGAGATGTTATACTCATTTCTTTTAA
- the CSL4 gene encoding exosome non-catalytic core subunit CSL4 (similar to uniprot|P53859 Saccharomyces cerevisiae YNL232W CSL4 Subunit of the exosome which is an essential complex present in both nucleus and cytoplasm that mediates RNA processing and degradation): MVAADLIKEFNLPDVVFPGYLICPEYDIRHQDGTEVVYKFICGQGSEMIDYKFQGRNIKALTATLLGRLKAEIIESNEKNENEETSTEESSSSPPPSSSSSSERLTKSIKLSVLQNEQLVQDVKVKEDFANNLPKENDIVLARVTRISPQRANVEILAVENRPVPKDSGVGSNGSGVVAAGGGSGAVTFSVSQASSDLGETFRGIIRSQDVRATERDSVKMIESYKPGDIVRAQVLSLGDGTNYYLTTAKNELGVVFARAANGAAGLMYAIDWQTMTYPTTGATERRKCAQPFE; encoded by the coding sequence ATGGTTGCGGCTGATCTTATAAAAGAGTTCAACTTACCAGATGTCGTTTTTCCCGGATATCTAATCTGTCCAGAATATGATATAAGGCACCAAGATGGTACAGAAGTTGTCTATAAGTTTATATGTGGTCAAGGTTCTGAAATGATAGATTATAAATTTCAAGGTAGGAATATCAAGGCATTGACAGCTACTCTATTAGGTCGTCTGAAGGCTGAAATTATAGAATCGAATGAGAAGAAcgaaaatgaagaaacaTCAACAGAGGaaagttcatcatcaccaccaccatcatcatcatcatcttcagaaagATTGACTAAATCGATTAAATTATCTGTATTACAAAATGAACAATTAGTACAAGATGTCaaagttaaagaagattttgCCAATAACCTACCGAAGGAAAACGACATTGTTCTAGCTAGAGTTACAAGAATATCACCTCAAAGGGCTAACGTTGAAATATTAGCTGTTGAAAATCGTCCTGTACCAAAAGACAGTGGAGTTGGAAGTAATGGATCCGGTGTAGTGGCAGCCGGTGGTGGTTCTGGTGCCGTTACGTTCTCTGTGTCCCAAGCATCCTCAGATTTAGGTGAAACATTTAGAGGTATCATTAGATCCCAAGACGTTAGAGCCACTGAAAGAGATAGCGTAAAGATGATTGAGAGTTATAAACCAGGTGATATCGTTAGAGCTCAAGTATTGTCACTTGGTGACGGTACAAATTACTATCTAACAACTGCTAAGAATGAATTAGGTGTTGTTTTCGCCAGAGCCGCTAATGGAGCCGCAGGGTTAATGTATGCCATTGATTGGCAAACAATGACTTACCCAACAACAGGTGCTACCGAGAGGCGTAAGTGTGCACAACCATTTGAATAG
- the JJJ1 gene encoding Jjj1p (similar to uniprot|P53863 Saccharomyces cerevisiae YNL227C JJJ1 Protein that may function as a cochaperone as suggested by the presence of a DnaJ-like domain) yields the protein MKTCYYELLGVSSTADDLELKKAFRRKALQYHPDKNRDNVEEATETFAQIRAAYEVLNDPQERAWYDSHKSQILNDDINGGTYEDDEYGSYAMDTGVTSEELLMFFNSSLYTRLDDTPAGFYQIAGKVFARLAKDEVLHGRMSGFKEFNRYDDDYFESKISSNGYVKACDDRIKEMLKDDSRCLFPPFGSSATDYEVLKTFYKKWSSFNTVKSFRWKDEYMYSSIYDRRTKREINKRNDKIRQQSRNEYNKTVKRFVTFIKKLDRRVQEGERKAKESKRESERAKFQELKRTAQREQPQFEMQSWQTIDENKWDDLEKLYSGGEENSDYGYDNKNDNNNTNNNDNEKYENGDSDEYVELIYDCFVCNKRFKSENQLENHNNTKAHRKNVKKIQRQMKKEDFALGLDDLSDLDDYASAQSREDEEEDQEEQEDEEQEAESEDESEDESDDESDDEELKKLEEELAQIEQQLKGVSTSDEKNSPVQDENDVNADVDVEVEKSDSESLPSQDKEDEEFQRSLEDLDKE from the coding sequence ATGAAGACTTGCTATTATGAACTCTTGGGCGTTTCTTCCACTGCTGATGATCTTGAACTAAAGAAAGCGTTTAGGCGGAAAGCATTACAATATCATCCTGACAAAAATAGAGACAATGTGGAAGAAGCAACAGAAACATTTGCACAGATTAGAGCTGCTTATGAAGTACTCAATGATCCACAGGAAAGAGCGTGGTACGATTCCCACAAGTCACAGATCTTAAATGACGATATCAATGGCGGTACatatgaagatgatgaatatgGAAGTTATGCCATGGATACTGGTGTGACTAGTGAAGAATTACTCATGTTTTTCAACTCTTCGTTATATACAAGGTTAGACGATACACCAGCCGGATTCTATCAAATTGCAGGTAAAGTTTTTGCCAGATTGGCTAAGGATGAGGTCTTACACGGTAGAATGTCGGGCTTCAAAGAGTTTAATCGATATGACGATGATTATTTtgaatccaaaatttcttctaatggATATGTTAAAGCTTGTGATGATAGAATAAAAGAGATGCTCAAAGATGATAGCCGCTGTCTTTTCCCACCATTTGGAAGTTCAGCAACTGATTACGAAGTGCTAAAGACGTTTTACAAGAAGTGGTCTTCGTTTAATACAGTTAAAAGTTTTAGATGGAAAGATGAGTACATGTATTCAAGCATTTACGATAGAAGGACTAAAAGAGAGATTAATAAGAGAAATGATAAGATAAGACAACAGTCTAGAAATGAATACAATAAAACTGTTAAAAGGTTTGTCACATTTATCAAAAAGTTAGATAGAAGAGTGCAAGAAGGTGAAAGGAAAGCTAAAGAATCGAAGCGTGAAAGTGAACGTGCTAAATTTCAAGAGTTGAAAAGGACTGCACAAAGAGAACAACCTCAGTTTGAAATGCAGAGTTGGCAAACGATTGATGAGAATAAATGggatgatttggaaaaactATACAGTGGTGGCGAAGAAAACTCAGACTATGGTTATGATAATaagaatgataataataatactaataataatgataatgagaAGTACGAAAATGGAGATTCTGACGAGTATGTGGAATTGATTTACGATTGCTTTGTCTGTAATAAAAGGTTTAAATCAGAGAACCAATTAGAAAACCACAATAATACAAAGGCCCATagaaaaaatgttaaaaaGATACAGAgacagatgaagaaggaagaCTTTGCTTTGGGGCTTGACGACTTGTCTGACTTAGATGACTATGCGAGTGCACAAAGCAGAGAAGATGAGGAGGAAGATCAAGAGGAacaagaggatgaagaacaagaagctGAATCCGAAGATGAATCCGAAGATGAATCTGACGATGAATCtgacgatgaagaactGAAGAAACTCGAAGAAGAACTGGCACAAATTGAACAACAACTCAAAGGTGTAAGCACTTCAGATGAGAAGAACAGTCCTGTACaggatgaaaatgatgttAATGCGGATGTTGACGTCGAAGtggaaaaatctgataGTGAATCTCTACCGTCACAAGATaaggaagatgaggaatttcaaagatcaCTAGAGGATCTCGACAAGGAGTAG
- the PDR16 gene encoding phosphatidylinositol transporter (highly similar to uniprot|P53860 Saccharomyces cerevisiae YNL231C PDR16 Phosphatidylinositol transfer protein (PITP) controlled by the multiple drug resistance regulator Pdr1p localizes to lipid particles and microsomes controls levels of various lipids may regulate lipid synthesis homologous to Pdr17p), with translation MFSKLKRSNKKESSVPAEKLVKIEKPITDLPESIHPPKEKKLTDEQEKMYVEVLNYFRDPELKIACEEKSKGDAEKDKEPLNDCEKAWLSRECILRYLRATKWVQKEAIQRIEGSIAWRRGFGISHMGEENGDELKSDYVAIENETGKQVVLGYENDARPILYLKPGRQNTKTSRRQVQHLVFMLERVIDFMPIGQDSLALLIDFKDYSDVPKVQGNSKIPPIGVGKEVLHILQTHYPERLGKALLTNIPWLAWTFLKLIHPFIDPMTREKLVFDQPFPNYVPVDQLDKNYDGHLDFTYKQEVYWPALIKDAQDKREHYLKRFQKFGSVIGLSEYDLRGTGDKLIYPPPK, from the coding sequence ATGTTCAGCAAGTTAAAGAGATCAAATAAGAAGGAATCCAGTGTCCCTGCTGAGAAGCTGGTCAAGATAGAAAAACCTATTACGGATTTACCGGAATCTATTCATCCTCCCaaggagaaaaaattgactGATGAGCAGGAAAAAATGTATGTGGAGGTCTTAAACTATTTCAGGGATCCTGAACTTAAGATTGCATGTGAGGAAAAATCAAAAGGTGACGCagaaaaggataaagaaCCACTAAATGACTGTGAAAAGGCTTGGTTGAGTAGGGAGTGTATCTTACGTTATTTGAGAGCCACTAAGTGGGTGCAGAAGGAGGccattcaaagaattgaaggtTCAATTGCATGGAGAAGAGGGTTTGGCATTAGTCACATGGGTGAAGAAAACggtgatgaattgaaaagtgATTATGTCGCCATTGAGAATGAAACTGGTAAACAGGTGGTATTAGGTTATGAAAATGATGCTCGTCCAATTTTGTATTTGAAACCTGGTAGACAGAATACGAAAACCTCACGTAGACAGGTTCAACATTTGGTTTTCATGCTAGAAAGGGTTATCGATTTTATGCCAATAGGACAAGATTCTCTTGCActtttgatagattttaaagattatTCGGACGTTCCTAAAGTACAaggaaattcaaagattccaCCAATCGGTGTGGGTAAAGAAGTTCTGCACATTCTACAGACTCATTATCCTGAAAGGTTGGGTAAAGCACTTTTGACTAATATCCCATGGTTGGCATGGACATTTTTGAAGTTGATTCATCCATTTATCGATCCAATGACCCGTGAAAAATTAGTTTTCGATCAACCTTTCCCCAATTACGTCCCtgtggatcaattggataaaaattACGACGGTCACCTAGATTTCACTTATAAACAAGAAGTATATTGGCCAGCTCTAATCAAGGATGCTCAAGATAAAAGAGAACactatttgaaaagatttcaaaaattcgGTAGTGTGATCGGTCTAAGTGAATATGATTTAAGAGGCACTGGTGACAAATTGATTTACCCACCCCCAAAATAA
- the ELA1 gene encoding elongin A (similar to uniprot|P53861 Saccharomyces cerevisiae YNL230C ELA1 Elongin A F-box protein that forms a heterodimer with Elc1p and participates in transcription elongation) has translation MKSLSELCEITLMRNHSQLEEVKNIPYRLIHNILWKVKMPQLVKLEKSNVLLVFEDDEMWLNFLKQDFPTSVHDSFITKKDDIKQYYLNFINDNEPEILDTDAELIKMYFRSVLKKDLNKNKYKVPYRMLYQRYQEDVVKKQEKCTERLRLQMKQLQQEREKNQTVVVDQSFYLQNQPKRSNSRMPYKDRQHSELFRKSVKDHGSRLRHFKSGGFDIAKRHSTRVAFGGAAGDTANDTRNETRQGPLQTNSTPVQPPKSPVQKRRVDPPSIFLQRKKPSHARPSQDSIQQPSQPITQASNSNRKTGHKKKSAIFSAPESKPPSQNQNLPSKSKDSQMVYIFDKKRQP, from the coding sequence ATGAAGTCTCTAAGTGAACTTTGTGAAATAACTCTGATGAGAAACCATTCACAATTAGAAGAGGTTAAAAACATACCATACAGGCTGATCCATAACATCCTATGGAAAGTAAAGATGCCACAGCTTGTTAAACTGGAGAAAAGTAATGTATTATTAGtgtttgaagatgatgaaatgtGGCTTAACTTTCTTAAGCAAGATTTCCCTACAAGTGTTCACGATAGCTTCATCACTAAGAAAGATGATATTAAGCAGTACTATTTGAACTTTATTAATGATAACGAACCTGAAATATTGGACACTGATGCAGAACTGATCAAAATGTACTTCAGATCAGTTCTTAAAAAAGATctcaacaagaacaagtaCAAGGTCCCCTATAGAATGTTATACCAAAGGTATCAAGAAGATGTTGTGAAGAAGCAGGAAAAATGTACTGAAAGACTGCGATTACAAATGAAGCAGCTGCAACAAGAAAGGGAGAAAAACCAGACGGTCGTTGTGGATCAGTCGTTCTATTTACAGAATCAACCAAAAAGATCGAATAGCCGAATGCCATACAAAGACCGCCAACACTCAGAACTGTTTAGGAAAAGTGTCAAGGACCACGGATCAAGACTGCGACATTTCAAAAGCGGTGGTTTTGATATCGCTAAGAGACATTCAACGAGAGTTGCATTTGGGGGTGCCGCTGGCGATACTGCCAATGACACAAGAAATGAGACAAGGCAGGGACCATTACAGACAAATAGCACTCCCGTACAACCGCCAAAAAGTCCCGtacaaaagagaagagtCGATCCACCAAGTATATTCCtgcagaggaagaagccTAGTCACGCGAGGCCGTCACAGGATAGTATACAACAACCGTCACAGCCGATAACACAAGCATCTAATTCCAATCGAAAGACTGGTCATAAGAAGAAGTCCGCCATTTTTTCTGCACCTGAATCGAAACCGCCGTCTCAAAATCAAAACCTACCAAGCAAGAGTAAAGATTCACAAATGGTTTacatttttgataaaaagagGCAACCGTAA